From a region of the Arachis ipaensis cultivar K30076 chromosome B09, Araip1.1, whole genome shotgun sequence genome:
- the LOC107617467 gene encoding uncharacterized protein LOC107617467, translated as MDQISGLPEAILHDILARLPDRDSARTSVLSKAWREAWSTFPILSICSDQHFKSQDVTVDNYHSKIDKVVDYVGRRLLRLGDLGLAIKEFKLIMDYVDHKCMAHHVDLWMKMALESGGEVLHLQLRLPSRYVRRHSPDRFYDLPLSVIESKSLTKLVLMDRIRVDQAFLTHSIKLYSVRIIKLCNIFFAHEGIIDHVISHCPLIEDLTVIDCAVYNPPIRGTPQVYEFSLVESLFLHGLHKLKKVYVQGMREVYIDAPNLESLHCCLQYQNTSFKLNLDSCTNLRWLCLWNLKNIAIGDKWFLELFSKFPFLESLELDNCSMSQRINISSAQLKVLKLSYCSNLEELNIDARNLLSFAYEGNNQPGISFQKCSNQLEVNSFSDVDFRDLCSLRKFVQNIKPQKIWASVSLFICLSILTEPEQGAFQVSSIPPTIKRLELLFSPDYEALYFPFMNYLLSSCCPNSISFSFRSYVHGKAFIQFLYETLMGRKEGKCHCSSSNTKCWWHALKIVKVICTFKIDENADFKTMLDALPTCHADEKIGFILEL; from the exons ATGGACCAAATATCTGGTTTGCCAGAAGCTATACTTCATGACATTCTCGCAAGACTTCCGGACAGAGATTCTGCCAGGACTAGTGTTTTATCAAAGGCTTGGAGAGAAGCATGGTCTACGTTTCCAATATTGTCTATTTGCAGCGATCAACATTTTAAGAGTCAAGATGTAACGGTAGACAATTATCATAGCAAAATAGACAAAGTTGTTGACTATGTTGGGAGAAGATTACTGAGGCTCGGCGACCTAGGCTTAGCAATCAAAGAATTCAAGCTCATCATGGACTATGTAGACCATAAGTGCATGGCCCACCATGTTGATCTATGGATGAAGATGGCTCTTGAAAGTGGTGGCGAAGTATTACATTTACAGCTTCGCCTCCCTAGTCGCTATGTAAGGAGACACAGTCCGGACAGGTTTTATGACCTTCCACTCAGTGTCATTGAATCCAAATCACTTACTAAGTTGGTGTTGATGGACCGAATCAGAGTTGACCAAGCATTCCTCACCCATTCCATCAAGCTTTACTCAGTGAGAATAATAAAACTATGCAATATATTTTTTGCACATGAAGGGATTATAGATCATGTCATTTCTCATTGTCCTCTAATTGAAGATTTAACCGTGATTGATTGTGCTGTCTATAACCCTCCAATCAGAGGAACTCCTCAAGTGTATGAGTTCAGTCTTGTGGAATCACTATTCTTGCATGGTTTACATAAGCTCAAGAAAGTTTATGTTCAAGGAATGCGGGAAGTATATATTGATGCTCCAAATCTTGAGAGCTTACATTGTTGTCTTCAGTATCAAAATACATCTTTCAAGCTGAATTTAGATAGTTGCACAAATTTGAGATGGCTGTGCTTATGGAATTTGAAGAACATTGCTATCGGAGACAAATGGTTTCTTGAACTATTTTCTAAATTTCCTTTCCTTGAGAGTTTGGAACTAGACAATTGCTCGATGTCTCAGAGGATTAATATTTCAAGTGCTCAACTCAAGGTCTTGAAGTTATCATACTGCTCTAACTTGGAGGAGCTTAACATTGATGCTCGAAATTTATTATCATTTGCGTATGAGGGAAACAACCAACCTGGTATATCTTTTCAGAAATGTTCTAATCAATTGGAAGTCAATAGTTTTAGCGATGTGGATTTTCGGGACCTTTGTAGCTTGAGGAAATTTGTCCAAAACATTAAACCCCAAAAGATTTGGGCATCAGTCTCCCTCTTTATCTGTCTGTCAATTCTA ACTGAACCAGAGCAGGGTGCATTCCAAGTTTCATCTATTCCTCCAACTATTAAACGCTTGGAATTACTTTTTTCTCCGGACTACGAAGCTCTCTATTTCCCTTTTATGAATTACTTGCTTTCAAGTTGCTGCCCGAACTCTATTTCATTTAGTTTTCGCTCTTATGTTCATGGTAAAGCATTCATTCAG TTTTTGTATGAGACACTGATGGGAAGAAAGGAAGGGAAGTGCCACTGCAGTTCAAGTAATACAAAATGTTGGTGGCATGCCTTGAAGATTGTCAAGGTTATTTGTACCTTCAAGATTGATGAGAACGCTGATTTTAAGACAATGTTAGATGCATTGCCAACATGTCATGCTGATGAAAAAATTGGTTTTATCTTAGAATTGTAA
- the LOC107614724 gene encoding uncharacterized protein LOC107614724 has protein sequence MELSSGIRKLLSGVKTNKSTPFNLNSMPYHCYQDVSNLQCYQNDFSKLEELTRVLANMDAINGKLVDTISNSTIFDEQIKHDMCTFKSLVRAFIGSPPVQHKMKHVLVSTMGTQNEPFSPFSQAREREPIVIDNLAKVSNFLDVSTQQRKVVRLKVCPQATQHRILTGTLKEVLNNFKVDLDALDSQGLDKDTIMGQQIVLTCLKFLTEAAVSNEPESNSWMRLSPSNNVNTSGSRKWEDVLEMFNDLIKYFRAETRLKLHVAKAEVMKEGLLQIKDILIDNSIGYKEARHQERLVQKKLSKTLGHSSRCLFTLLLYYLFGRVSDIEVDMAGGVYKSGSDNKNWLCLGRILTSDSEKMIGRGVKQLDKAPSLFKFVWETAEMKDDLDLEGHLWCVGEHNRMLRYRGNTYFLHGICL, from the coding sequence ATGGAACTTTCTTCTGGAATTCGGAAGCTGCTTTCCGGTGTCAAAACCAACAAATCTACACCTTTTAACCTGAACTCAATGCCTTATCACTGCTATCAAGATGTTTCCAACCTGCAATGCTATCAGAATGACTTTTCCAAGCTAGAAGAATTGACTCGGGTTCTGGCGAACATGGATGCAATTAATGGAAAACTTGTTGACACAATTAGTAATTCAACCATTTTTGATGAGCAGATTAAGCATGATATGTGTACCTTCAAGTCTCTTGTCCGGGCCTTTATTGGATCTCCACCAGTTCAGCACAAAATGAAACATGTTCTGGTCTCCACCATGGGAACACAAAATGAACCATTTTCTCCTTTCAGTCAAGCAAGAGAAAGAGAACCTATAGTGATtgataaccttgccaaagtgagCAACTTTCTTGATGTTTCTACTCAACAAAGGAAAGTAGTTCGTCTCAAAGTGTGTCCACAGGCAACCCAGCACCGCATATTGACTGGTACACTCAAGGAAGTTCTGAATAATTTTAAAGTTGATTTGGATGCTTTGGATTCTCAGGGCTTAGACAAAGATACTATAATGGGTCAGCAAATTGTTCTTACCTGCCTGAAGTTTCTCACTGAAGCTGCTGTTTCCAATGAACCTGAATCCAATTCATGGATGAGGCTTTCACCTTCAAATAATGTCAACACCTCTGGTTCCCGGAAATGGGAAGATGTTCTTGAGATGTTCAATGATCTGATCAAGTATTTTAGAGCCGAAACAAGATTAAAGTTGCATGTGGCTAAGGCTGAAGTCATGAAAGAAGGGCTTTTGCAAATCAAGGACATTTTGATTGACAACAGTATTGGATACAAGGAAGCTAGACACCAAGAACGCCTGGTGCAAAAGAAGCTTTCCAAAACATTGGGACACTCATCTCGCTGCTTATTCACGCTATTATTATATTACCTCTTTGGAAGAGTCTCAGATATTGAAGTAGACATGGCTGGTGGAGTTTACAAGAGTGGAAGCGACAACAAGAACTGGTTGTGTCTGGGAAGAATTTTGACTTCAGATAGTGAGAAGATGATTGGGCGCGGTGTGAAGCAGTTGGATAAAGCACCTAGCCTTTTCAAGTTTGTATGGGAAACTGCTGAAATGAAAGATGATTTGGATCTTGAAGGCCATTTGTGGTGTGTTGGAGAACACAACAGGATGCTTAGGTACAGAGGAAACACATACTTTCTTCATGGGATTTGTCTCTAA
- the LOC107617468 gene encoding uncharacterized protein LOC107617468 produces MMARTASYVPKTDPGVPSFSLGLTDSSQEGASTQETEREKSPEAANLIEQLDSLVQRIASSATKGKNTSPQIQRETGGESSAKFETPRGLYQITDDMKQKCYIWGTRLKEDADGNTNEYEEMCTLIGQGEYILMRMHLASLQAKSDIESQIVSAVCLILNNKNEKRFQEQIYCLPPDIVCMALSDHPNGEFVSPKTKKEFRVEAYPSFIPFIDRKKLTSHPYIFAPVCYAGHWWLWLINTRKRKCQILDPLHKIAPTDERKTINKFTGYVFSRLITYAGGGPLQKGEREKEIKSPYVKISGQKTSYDCAVYVMKWMEIIEPENIKKGKYQWDNWPQEEVDHYRVEYASRILFSEMNIQRDQAIRESSAIRLSKPSSILLSPFCQINSTDIESG; encoded by the exons atgatggcacggacagcttcctatgttcctaaaacagatccagGGGTGCCATCATTCAGTCTTGgattgactgattcaagccaggAGGGGGCGTCAACGCAGGAGACAGAAAGGGAAAAATCTCCAGAAGCTGCGAATTTGATAGAACAATTGGACAGTTTGGTCCAAAGAATAGCAAGCAGCGCGACGAAGGGAAAAAACACAAGTCCACAAATTCAGAGGGAGACTGGGGGAGAAAGTTCTGCAAAGTTTGAAACTCCTCGGGGATTATATCAGATTACGGATGATATGAAACAAAAGTGCTACATCTGGGGGACGAGACTGAAGGAAGATGCAGATGGCAATACTAACGAGTATGAGGAGATGTGCACTCTGATTGGCCAAGGAGAATACATTTTGATGAGAATGCACCTTGCTTCCCTCCAGGCAAAAAGTGATATAGAATCtcag attgtatctgccgtctgcctcatcctcaacaacaaaaatgaaaagagatttcaagaacaaatatactgtctcccccccgATATTGTG TGCATGGCGCTTTCGGATCACCCAAACGGGGAATTCGTATCACCAAAAACGAAAAAGGAATTCAGGGTGGAAGCCTACCCGAGTTTCATTCCCTTCATAGATAGAAAAAAATTGACTTCGCACCCATAT ATTTTTGCCCCTGTCTGCTACGCCGGGCATTGGTGGTTATGGCTGATAAATACAAGAAAGCGGAAATGTCAAatacttgacccgctacacaaaATAGCTCCCACTGATGAGAGAAAGACCattaataaattcact GGATACGTATTTTCAAGATTGATAACATATGCCGGCGGGGGACCTCTTCAGAAAGGGGAGAGGGAGAAGGAAATTAAATCACCATATGTTAAAATATCAGGCCAAAAAacaag ctatgactgcgctgtgtacgttatgaagtggatggagataattgagccggaaaacatcaaaaaggggaagtatCAATGGGATAATTGGCCACAG gaggaggtggaccactatagagtggaGTACGCATCCCGGATACTATTCAGTGAGATGAATATACAGAGAGATCAGGCAATTAGAGAGAGTAGTGCTATAAGGCTGTCGAAGCCATCCTCTATATTATTAAGTCCGTTTTGTCAGATTAATTCTACTGATATAGAAAGTGGgtag